A portion of the Hoylesella buccalis ATCC 35310 genome contains these proteins:
- a CDS encoding DUF5606 domain-containing protein: METILSIAGKPGLYKLVSRGKMNLIVESLDETHRRMPAFFTDRVTNLGDIAMYTDADDVPLWQVLKSVGEQEQNKLVSFNYKKADSKQLREYFAKVLPSFDQDRVHDSDIKKLLQWYDILVKNDMTDFETIFSPEKKENDEETTE, encoded by the coding sequence ATGGAAACAATTCTTTCAATCGCAGGTAAGCCAGGACTTTATAAATTGGTATCACGCGGAAAAATGAACCTCATTGTCGAATCGCTCGACGAAACGCATCGCCGCATGCCGGCCTTCTTCACCGACAGGGTTACCAATCTGGGCGACATCGCCATGTACACCGACGCCGACGACGTACCACTGTGGCAGGTGCTCAAGAGCGTGGGCGAACAGGAGCAAAACAAGTTGGTGTCGTTCAACTATAAGAAAGCCGACAGTAAGCAACTGCGCGAATATTTCGCCAAGGTGCTGCCGTCATTCGATCAAGACCGAGTGCATGACAGCGACATCAAGAAATTGCTGCAATGGTACGACATTCTTGTGAAGAACGACATGACCGACTTTGAGACCATTTTCTCACCCGAAAAGAAAGAAAACGACGAGGAAACTACCGAATAG
- a CDS encoding DUF4840 domain-containing protein, whose product MKKNVKLTWLLAACLTLGATSLTSCLGSNEDNQVKITKEEVQLAFAKVKGKHTGKLIYPQREIKSASDRADTLDISWTLTTDSTMVIHNFPAKALAENVTNTDLRKLLLTAPDQDLKCNIGFYSVSPVAFVIQPTRLTYQLDDHGVSKKYEVAFYYNIPGSIGVYNEKEGQANMIMQIVQAVILEQGQEKEVFRQGIPLILSEKKKK is encoded by the coding sequence ATGAAGAAAAATGTAAAGTTGACATGGCTGTTAGCGGCATGTCTTACCCTGGGTGCAACCTCGCTAACCTCTTGTCTTGGTTCCAACGAAGACAACCAGGTAAAAATCACGAAAGAAGAGGTACAATTGGCATTTGCCAAGGTGAAGGGTAAGCATACCGGCAAACTGATTTACCCGCAGCGTGAGATAAAGAGTGCATCTGACAGAGCTGACACGCTGGACATCTCGTGGACGCTGACAACAGACAGTACGATGGTCATTCACAACTTCCCAGCGAAAGCCTTGGCGGAGAATGTGACCAACACCGATTTGCGGAAACTACTGCTCACTGCACCCGACCAAGATTTGAAGTGCAACATCGGGTTTTATAGCGTGTCGCCCGTAGCCTTTGTCATACAGCCTACCCGACTGACCTACCAATTGGATGACCATGGGGTGAGCAAGAAGTATGAAGTGGCATTCTATTACAATATCCCCGGTTCAATCGGTGTTTACAATGAGAAGGAGGGACAGGCAAATATGATTATGCAGATTGTGCAGGCTGTCATCCTCGAACAAGGACAGGAGAAGGAGGTATTCCGACAAGGCATTCCTTTGATTTTATCCGAAAAGAAAAAGAAGTAA
- a CDS encoding O-acetylhomoserine aminocarboxypropyltransferase/cysteine synthase family protein, producing the protein MEKKLKTATLCIRGGWKPQNGEPVQPPIYQSTTFKYDNTEEMAQLFDLKKSGYFYTRLANPTNDAVAQKIAALEGGVGAMLTSSGQAANFYAVFNICEAGSHIVASTEIYGGTFNLFGVTMKKLGIDCTFIDQEASEEEIQKAFRPNTRAMFGETISNPGCRVLDIEKFARIAHRNGVPLIVDNTFATPINCRPFEWEADIVTHSTTKYMDGHAAAVGGVVVDSGNFDWMAHADKFPGLCLPDDSYHGLTYAKDFGKMGYLTKLVAQLMRDLGSIPSPQNAFLLNLGLETLHLRVSRHCQNAQRIAEFLEADERVAWVHYCGLKSDQHYALGQKYLPGGSCGVIAFGLKGDRETAVKFMDSLRLINIATHVADSRTCVLHPASHTHRQLSDEQLRASGIDPTLIRLSVGIEDVDDLLDDIKQSLG; encoded by the coding sequence ATGGAAAAGAAATTGAAAACGGCAACCCTCTGCATCCGTGGAGGATGGAAGCCACAAAACGGAGAACCCGTTCAACCCCCTATTTATCAGAGTACTACTTTTAAATACGATAACACCGAGGAGATGGCTCAGCTCTTCGATTTGAAGAAATCGGGCTACTTCTACACCCGTTTGGCCAACCCCACCAACGATGCTGTAGCACAGAAGATAGCTGCTCTCGAAGGAGGTGTGGGCGCCATGCTCACTTCGAGCGGACAGGCCGCCAACTTCTACGCCGTGTTTAATATCTGCGAGGCTGGGTCGCACATCGTGGCTTCCACCGAGATCTACGGCGGCACGTTCAACCTCTTTGGTGTGACGATGAAGAAACTGGGCATCGACTGCACCTTCATCGACCAGGAGGCATCGGAAGAGGAGATACAAAAGGCTTTTAGACCTAACACGCGCGCCATGTTCGGCGAAACTATCTCTAACCCAGGATGCCGCGTGCTGGATATCGAGAAGTTTGCACGCATCGCCCACCGCAATGGCGTACCGCTCATCGTGGATAACACCTTCGCCACACCCATCAACTGTAGGCCTTTCGAGTGGGAAGCTGACATCGTGACCCACTCTACCACCAAGTATATGGACGGACATGCGGCCGCCGTAGGAGGAGTGGTGGTGGACAGCGGCAACTTCGACTGGATGGCGCATGCTGACAAGTTCCCCGGACTGTGCCTGCCCGATGACTCGTACCACGGATTGACGTATGCGAAGGATTTCGGCAAGATGGGCTACCTCACCAAGTTGGTGGCACAACTCATGCGCGACCTTGGCTCCATCCCATCGCCGCAGAACGCCTTCTTGCTCAACTTAGGTCTGGAGACGCTGCACCTGCGCGTGTCCCGTCACTGCCAGAACGCTCAACGTATCGCCGAGTTCCTTGAGGCAGATGAGCGCGTGGCATGGGTTCACTATTGCGGACTGAAGAGCGACCAGCATTACGCCTTGGGACAGAAATACTTGCCGGGCGGGTCGTGTGGCGTGATAGCCTTCGGCCTGAAGGGTGACCGCGAGACGGCCGTGAAGTTCATGGACTCGCTGCGCCTCATCAACATCGCCACCCATGTGGCCGACAGTCGTACCTGCGTGCTGCATCCCGCCAGCCACACCCATCGCCAGCTGAGTGACGAGCAGTTGCGCGCCTCAGGCATCGACCCCACCCTCATTCGCCTCTCTGTGGGCATCGAGGACGTGGACGATTTGCTGGATGATATCAAACAAAGCCTGGGATAA